The genome window GCTGGACCCAGGCGGAGACCGACCTTTTGCGCGCCCGCGCGGCGCAGATTCTGCAGGAGGGGCGGCCCCTGCGCGAAGTATTTGAAGAGATCGCCCGCAAGACCGGGCGCAAGAGCGGCAGCGTGCGCAATTATTACTATGCGGCTATCCGCCCCCAGCTGCGTCGGGAGATGGCCCTGCCCGGCGGGGCTAACGGCGCCCACGGGCCCTTTGTGCCCTTTACGGGCGAGGAGATACGCGATCTTTTGCGCGCCGTGCTGATGGCGGTGGGCCGGGGCGCATCGGTGCGCCAGGCCACCATGGAGCTGGCCGGCGGGGATAAGACCCGCATGCTGCGCTACCAGAATAAGTATAGAAGTCTTTTGCGCTCTCACCCCGCGCTGGTGGGCGAGGTGGTGGCCGAGCTGCGGGAGCAGGGCGTCCCCGTCAAGGATCCCTTTGCCGGCAAAGCGCCCCTGCCCCAGGCAGAGTCTGCGCCGGACGAGGCGGCCGCCTCCGCGCCCGAGTGGGACGAGGCGGAGCTGGCCAGCGCCCTTTCGCGCATCTTCAGCCTGCTGCGCGGGCAAAACGGCCCCGGGGTGATGGCCCTGGTCATGGGCCTGGAGGATCTGGCCTCCCGCGCCGCCCGGGCGGGTTCCTGGCGCAAGCGCCTGGAGCAGTTTGACGCCCTCTCCGCCCGGCACGACCTGCTGGCCGTGCGCCTGCAACAGACCCAGCAGGAGCTGGAGGCCGCCAACGGCCAGCTAGAGGCCCTGCGCCAGGCCCAGCAAAGCCTCTCGCCCCTGGTGGAGCTGAACCGGGATTTCCTCCAGCAGGGCACCGCAGGGGACCTTAATACCCTCAACGCCTATATGCTGCGCTTAAACCAATGCCTGGAGGGCAGCGGCCTGCTGCAATAGCGCGCCTTTTTCAGTCCTAACCAAAGGCCCGGATGGAATTCCATCCGGGCCTTTTTTATGCTCCCGGGGCTTACGCCCTCTTAGCCGCTCAAACTTCTGCGCATTGCCATGCGTCCACTCCCGCCAATGGCTTTTCTATCCATCCTCACTCCGCTCCGGGGCTATCGCCCCCTTTTCCACTCAAGGGGACAGGTTCGCTGCATACTTTGTTCACCCGCCAACAGCTTTTCTTCTCATTCAAACGAACTTCCCGGGGCTTACGCCCTTTTAACCGCTCAAACTTCTGCGCATTGCCATGCGTCCACTCCCGCCAATAGCTCTATCTCTCTGTCATTCCGAGCGCAGGCGAGGAATCTCCTTACGCCCTCTCGGCCCTGCCCGCACCGCGCTGTCTTTAGTCCAGTCATCCCAACTGCCAACGCCCGAGATTCTTCGCTCCAGCTTCGCTTACGCTCTGAATGACAGGGATTTCGCCCTTTTAACCGCTCATGGGGATAGGTTCGCTGCATACTTTGTTCACCCGCCAACAGCTTTTCTTCTCATTCAAACGAACTTCCCGGGGCTTACGCCCTTTTAACCGCTCATGGGGACAGGCTTTAACCCACACTTCTTCGCCCGCCAATGGCTTCATCTCTATTCCAAATGGGCCTCCGCTCCCGGGCTTGCGCCCTTTTAACCGCTCAAGCTCCTGCGCATTGCCATGCGACCACTCCCGCCAATAGCTTTTCCCTCTGTCATTCCGAGCGCAGCGAGGAATCTCCTTACGCCCTCTCGGCCCTTTCCACACCACGCCGCTTAGGTTAAATGCCCACGCCCTAGCTGCTTTGGTTCTCCTCTTTATCTTGCCTCCCTCTGACGAGGGAGGTGGCGCGCCTTTAGGCGCGCCGGAGGGAGAGATGCCCCCGAACAAAAACCCATAGATTTTTGCTCAGGGGAAGAATTAAGGCTTAATGCGAGGTAGGTAGTGCGTTAGGGAACGAATGGACTAGGTCAAGAGCGCGCGGATAGCCTTGACGCAGCCGTCCAGCCCCAGCAGGCCGCTGTCCAGCATCATGTGGTATTCGCCCGCGTCGTCCCAGCCCCGCCCGGCGTAGTAATGATAGTAGGCCGCCCGGGCCTTATCGTACTTTTTCAAGGTGGATTCCGCCCGTTCCTCGGGCACGCCATACACCCTTACGGCCCGCTCCCGCCGCACGTCCCGCGCCGCGTGGATAAACACCCGCAGCACATCCCGCCGCCCGCGCAAGATGGCGCCTGCCCGCCGGCCGATGATCACGCAGCCGCCCTTATCCCCCAGCCCGCGGATCACCCGTGCCTCGGCGTCCTGCACCTCCTCGCCCCGCAGAGCGTTTTCCAGCCCATAGGCGCTGGCCACCGCCATGCGGACGTAGGTGCGCAGGGTAGGGGGCGCCTCGTCCTGTCCGGCCAGGTTCTCTACCTCCCGGCCCAGTTCCTGGGCTG of Luoshenia tenuis contains these proteins:
- a CDS encoding cytidylate kinase-like family protein, whose translation is MRYNCVTIEREYASGGREVAARLAEALGWPYYGSEVLALAAQELGREVENLAGQDEAPPTLRTYVRMAVASAYGLENALRGEEVQDAEARVIRGLGDKGGCVIIGRRAGAILRGRRDVLRVFIHAARDVRRERAVRVYGVPEERAESTLKKYDKARAAYYHYYAGRGWDDAGEYHMMLDSGLLGLDGCVKAIRALLT